TTGTACGTCGGGTGCTCGGCGCTGCCGGACGAGATCGGGATGGTCTTGATCTTCTTGCCGTCCCGCACGACCGTCATCTGCTTCGTCCTGGCGTCGACGGTGCTGATCTGGCTCCGGCCGATCTTGAAGGTGACCGTCCTCTGCACGCCGTTGCTGCTGAGCGTGACGGTGACGGTGGAGCCGGCCTTCCAGTAGTTCTGCGGCCGGAAGTCCAGGCGGTGGTCGCCGAACCAGTGACCGACGACCTGCTGGCCGCTGCTGGAGCTGACCTTGATCGCCGACTGCACGGCCGCCTTGTCGCCGACCGCCTTGCCGAAGGTGACCGTCACCGGCATGCCCACACCGACCGTCGAGCCGTTCTGCGGGGACAGGTGGCCGATGAAGTTGTTGGCCGGGGAGACCGTGGAGATCGTGGCGTTCTCGGTGACGGAACGGCCCTGGGCGTCCACGGCCTCGGAGGCGACCTGGTACGTCGTGGCCCGGGTCAGCGGACCGGTCGACTTCCAGGACGTGCCGTCCGCGGACAGGGAGCCCGCGACCTCGGTACCGGACGCGACGGCGGTCACCGTCACCTTGGTGAGCTTTCCGTCGCTGACGGTGACCACGACGGGGGTGCCGACCGCGACGCCGTACGAGCCCGCCGCGGGCGTGATCTTTATTCGGGCGTCGGAAGCCGCCTGTGCGCCCGTCTGGTCGCCCTGCGTCTTCGTCTGCGCCTGCCCAGCCGCCGACACGGGCGCCGCCGCCGACACGGGCGCCGACGTCTGCGCGGGTGCGGGCGCCTGCGTCGG
Above is a genomic segment from Streptomyces collinus Tu 365 containing:
- a CDS encoding L,D-transpeptidase: MITARNRRTGLMATAGVIGGALALTALGGTGYAATGGNGSGTGAASQAPTQAPAPAQTSAPVSAAAPVSAAGQAQTKTQGDQTGAQAASDARIKITPAAGSYGVAVGTPVVVTVSDGKLTKVTVTAVASGTEVAGSLSADGTSWKSTGPLTRATTYQVASEAVDAQGRSVTENATISTVSPANNFIGHLSPQNGSTVGVGMPVTVTFGKAVGDKAAVQSAIKVSSSSGQQVVGHWFGDHRLDFRPQNYWKAGSTVTVTLSSNGVQRTVTFKIGRSQISTVDARTKQMTVVRDGKKIKTIPISSGSAEHPTYNGRMVISEKYRQVHMNGATVGLTEKDGKPSYDIKAVPHAMRLTDSGTFIHGNYWGTDAVFGKVNTSHGCVGLKDVRGGGDGRTPAAWFFDNSMTGDVVVIKNSQDKTKLAPDNGLSDWNMPWSAWVSGSATG